ATTTCACCATTAGAGTATATGCATTATATAAGATACATGAACTGAAACCCTGTATCAAATTAGAATGCATTAATATGTGTAAAACCATCTTTGCCTTCATgtccaaaaaatttattttggccTCGGAAGCATACCATCTGTGCCTCCCTCTCCATTCCACTTGCTCATGAAGTTCAACAAGCCAGTTTATGTGGAGGGGGCAGAATGTCATGATTACGAGCCATTTGTAGTCGGTAGCCTCTAATGCATCACCTAGTAGTACTTCACAAGCCACTAGCTCTAACTAGCTACCTATAGGACCAAGACCATGTGTCATAGATCCATAATTCCATAAATAGTAGACCAAAGTGGAGATAGATTTTTCGAGTGATCTTTATTGGTCTTATCGCTCTAATTTAGCCAAAGTATTTTGGTGATTAGCTACGTGTTATTTATGAAATTTACCGGAGAAAATAGTTATATTTGTCGTGGAAGTCTATATTGAGTGATAGCAACGTAGGTGTTGATGTATATGCTTGTTAATTTTGTGATCTGAACATGGCTATTGCTTTTCCCAAGAGTTATTAATTCCAATATTTCTACAACTTTGAGAATTTTCCAGGATCATTGCCTTGCTCCATTGAGTCCACTTTTATCATCTTGACACATCATGGCCACCTCGACTTAGCTTAAATAACCGGATATTACCATTATTCTTCGTAAAGGCTGCAATTCCAATATTTTTACAACTATTATAGTTTTGAGAATTGTCTAGGATCGTTAGCCATCTACTCCGATGCCACTTGATATGAGAAAAATTGGGAGTTTGAGTCTAGTCAGAAAAAGATCTTGATGTACAAGTAGGAACACGATTCAACATAAAAACTAAAGCTGTTAAATTTTGGGCTCCCTAATTTATATCTGTCATTTTACCTCCTATTAACTATTTCATGCATGACTAAATCTCACGCGATTCTTATTAtaataatagaaatataatagAGACTAATACTTGCAAACCAGTGTTTGAAGTGATTCACCCAAAATCCAGGCAACATCTTTACTGGAGGAGCGAGAGATCCACTATAAGAGTTTGTGGAGAGAAATCAACTCAGAAAACTCTTAGAAAGCTTGATAGGAAAGAAAGAACACACTAAAAAATTTGTCTAAGTAGAAACATGTCTAGAACTTGCTAAGGATCCAAAACTGAGACAAgcatcagaaaaatatctttatccttctctctctctctctctctctctctgtcttttctttgttctttcttctcttccacgCTCGCATCCGAATCCCAGACTCTCCTTACGCTTATTACTCAGCGATGCCTCGGTCCCTCTTATAACAAAAGAGAAGGAACCACCCATCGGTCCAAGGTACACACTGATTAGAGTCCTAAGTGGAGTTTATTTCCTTTTCCTTTCGTTGCAAAAGAAGCCACAAACCCATGAAGATTTATTCCCAGAAATTTTTAAAAGCAAGttattcagattaaaaaaaaaaaaaaaaaacttggggaATAACACAGCTCAGCTTAAACCTTGATCCCTTTTTGGTAGCAGGGTTGCATAACTATGGAACTGGTAAAACCATTTGCAAGCATACTTATCCCTGGTAAAAGTGGAATAACTAGTGGTGAAAATAAAATTCTGGTGAATGGCTGAAAACCAGCAATTCTGGCACTCATGCATGTTCCTCAAAATAAGCCTGAACACATCATGGCTTGCCCCCACCTATTGGTCACTTGCATGTTGTTAATTTGAAGCTGCATGCTCACAATGGGGCATGACAAGATAGATTCATTGGCATCATCTAAGAACTAATGACAAGTGAGTTGCTAGTCTGCCTCACAACCAACAGTAGCTTAATTTCCATGTGACTTTTGTCCCCCAACAACtataatgataatatattattgtgATTAACAATAAAAGTAATTCAATAAAGTAAACTTAATGTCCCAGAACTCCAAAAGAGTGGCAAGCATACCCATCTGGCATTCATGGTATCACTTTATTTGTTGCGTTGGGAGCCCCAGAGCTGCTTTAGTATGTGGCTGCCACACTATCAGAGGGTGCTTCCTAGGTGATTTCAATCTAATAATGATAACTCAAGCAGTAGAAACAACGaagcttctttttcctttttatcaTCCTCGAAAGAAAGCCAAATCTTTGCTTCTAAGTAACACTTAGTTTGTCACTTGGGGAATCGCCTTTCTTTTCTATTAAAATTATTTGGAAGGGAATTACAATTTATAAACAACAGGAAGCAACAACAGCAGAAGTGATATCTTTTCTTTGAGGGTGAAAGCGGTAGTGGTATCTTAACAAAGCATTATGCATCAATTGCTGGTCTTGAATGGCTGGTAGACCTTGAGGTCGTTCACCACCCCGGCGATGGACCCGGCGGCCGCCGCCACCGATATAGCAAGGCAGGCCATGCTCAGCAACTGGAGGCACACCCACTTGGTGCTCCACTTGGGCACCTTCTTCTGGACAATATACATCTCCACCGGAAAGTATACGGTCAGCGGCCAGAACCCGAGGGCGCCGAGCAACCCGACGACGTCGTTGAAGAAAGGAAGAAGCATTGAGATCACTGTAGTGCAGATCACAAACAGAGTGCGCCATGTTAGCCTGAGAGGATTGAGACGGTAGCACCGGCTGGGGCCGAGAGGGACCTCGACCTCTTTGGTGATGAATTTGGAGTCAGGCCAGGTCTGGAGAGCCCACTTCTCGACGAAGGCGAAGAGGGGCTGGCAGTAGACCTGGTAGGCACCGACGAGGTGGATGACGATGGCGGCATTGGCAATGTCGAGGAGCCAGTAGGGGTCGTAGAAGCCAAAGCCGGTGAGGAGGTTGCCAGGGGCCATGTCGCCGAAGGCAGCATAGCCCATGCAGCCACAGAGCATGTAGAAGATGGTGGTCACCGCCACGCTGAGGAGCGTCGCCCTCTTCATTACCTTCGCCTCCGACGGCGGTGCTTCCTTTATTGTGTCCTGAAATACATAGCCAATGTTTCAGTACATGATTCCTAGTTGAGGAAAAGATTATTTTTGCAGTTGTTCTATATTGGATTTTTGGACTGGATACCTGAATTTCGATGAGGATCAGAGAGTAGGAGTAGGCGAAGGCAATATCACCAAAGGCTTGGAGGCTTCGCCAGACTTTGTCGGTCGGGGAGACAACTGCAATGCTAATTCCAGTGAGACTGCCTTTGATTCCTCCGTTCTCTGTTTGAAAACAGAGCAGAGAGATTAGACACTGAGATAGAGAATTTTGTGGTGGATTTCAGGAGTAGTGGTGTTTGGTGGGCTTACGGATGACTTGAACAATGCCGAGGGCGAGGCCGATGGAGGAATAGGTGAAGGACATGATGGCAGCGAGGATGGAGAGCCACCAAATCTGATCGAAGTCTGGGATTTGAGAGAAGAGGATCTCTGCCACACCAAACATGATCATGTAAGGATTGCTGGATGCTTGGCAGGGATTTTTGTGTCCTTTCTCATGAAAGCAATTCGATCTCTTGATTGCCCTATTTCCAATCCAAACACCTATCAGAAAAGATCCTAACTTCACACAAACAGAAGCTAAAGAACAGTTTATGGGAATCTACTCACAGCAT
Above is a genomic segment from Elaeis guineensis isolate ETL-2024a chromosome 1, EG11, whole genome shotgun sequence containing:
- the LOC105037292 gene encoding amino acid permease 3, with product MPKMGENGAAKYHQHANFTPMEVAIELGHQQGSSKCFDNDGRLKRTGTVWTASSHIITAVIGSGVLSLAWAIGQLGWVAGPAAMLLFSYVTYYTSALLSDCYRSGDPMTGKRNYTYMDAVHANLNGFKVKICGFLQYANIFGVSIGYTIAASISMLAIKRSNCFHEKGHKNPCQASSNPYMIMFGVAEILFSQIPDFDQIWWLSILAAIMSFTYSSIGLALGIVQVIQNGGIKGSLTGISIAVVSPTDKVWRSLQAFGDIAFAYSYSLILIEIQDTIKEAPPSEAKVMKRATLLSVAVTTIFYMLCGCMGYAAFGDMAPGNLLTGFGFYDPYWLLDIANAAIVIHLVGAYQVYCQPLFAFVEKWALQTWPDSKFITKEVEVPLGPSRCYRLNPLRLTWRTLFVICTTVISMLLPFFNDVVGLLGALGFWPLTVYFPVEMYIVQKKVPKWSTKWVCLQLLSMACLAISVAAAAGSIAGVVNDLKVYQPFKTSN